Part of the Roseomonas sp. OT10 genome, GCGGGCCCGGCCCGCCCAGCCCCAGCCCGGCGCGACCGGCGATGGCGAGCGCCGCCCCGGGCTCCAGCGTCGAGAGCCAGGCCTTGCCGTTGGCGGTGGCGTGCGGCGAGACGTCGTCCGTCATCGCCGGCTGGTAGATCAGCCCCGGCGGCGCGCCCTGGGCCTGAGCCAGCCAGACCAGCCGGTCCGGCAGGGCCAGCGCGGCGCGGGCCAGCTCCCGGCTGCCGGCGGCGATGCGGTCCAGCACCGCGCGCGAGAGGTCCGGCAGGCCGGAGGCGTGCAGCACGCGCTGGGTCACCAGCGGCAGGCGGTGCGCGAGGCGATAGGCGCCGCCCTCCGCCTGCTCCACCCAGCCCAGCCGGGCGAGTTCCGTCAGCAGCCGGTGCGCCGCGACCTTGGGCATGTCGAGCGTCCGGGCGAGGTCGGAGAGGCGCAGCCCGCCGGGATGGGCGGAGAGCAGCTCCACCACCTCGACGCAGCGTTCCAGCAGGCCCTTGACGAGACGCATCCTGACGGAACACTGTTCCGTTAACGAGGGAACGGTCAAGGGGCAGCATCATGGGCGCTGCGCAGCAGCTCGCCGGCACGCCGGCCGGCACCGGGGCGACCCGGAGGCCCGGCGCAACCCAGGGCTCCCGGCGCCTTGCCGGCAGCGCGCGCGTGGCGCTGGCCTTCCTGGCGCTGCTGCTCGTGTGGGAGGCGGCGGTCCGCCTCCTCGCCATCCCGGAATACATCCTGCCC contains:
- a CDS encoding IclR family transcriptional regulator, which produces MRLVKGLLERCVEVVELLSAHPGGLRLSDLARTLDMPKVAAHRLLTELARLGWVEQAEGGAYRLAHRLPLVTQRVLHASGLPDLSRAVLDRIAAGSRELARAALALPDRLVWLAQAQGAPPGLIYQPAMTDDVSPHATANGKAWLSTLEPGAALAIAGRAGLGLGGPGPRAVADAATLARELETVRARGWALAVEEAEAGVAALAVPVRAGPGPAVATLSIAGPLVRLPPARHPELAALLLAAATDLGRAWPAPRQDTTRTVEETA